A window of the Arachis duranensis cultivar V14167 chromosome 5, aradu.V14167.gnm2.J7QH, whole genome shotgun sequence genome harbors these coding sequences:
- the LOC107490378 gene encoding LEAF RUST 10 DISEASE-RESISTANCE LOCUS RECEPTOR-LIKE PROTEIN KINASE-like 2.5 isoform X2, whose amino-acid sequence MHMRHIYTLLTISLWLLLLTALPPCLSQLCSQQPYKCGGLPDLYYPFWGNTRPSYCGGGHQFNLTCYNSDHTFISMGSQQFEVVDIDTQAHIMTMVLKEYDDVCSPRLDFSLSPLFWYAKTVHNITIFYDCPSEVVSSVNNFTCGAENNQTDGVYYVGGEDELLQQNVELRKCQRRKQVPADESAPSPDGGVNALYAALEVGFQVNYVVSKECMTCLATDGVCGRFDDDHFICSHRKSVTGSVAGLILICITIWCSLKLFKSSRWQERFWLRTNRNQDIEAFLKSHGALTLKRYKFSALKKLTNSFKCKLGKGGFGVVYKGLLPNGCPVAIKILNPSKGNNEEFINEVASISKTSHVNVVTLLGFCLEGYKKALIYEFMFNGSLEKFICTNNRIPIAPSLSWSKLYQIAIGVARGLEYLHKGCNTRILHLDIKPHNILLDENFCPKISDFGLSKLCLKKESIISISDARGTIGYIAPEVWNKNFGGISYKSDVYSYGMMLLEIVGGRKKSENAEGSSSEYFPDWVYRRLKEVTHGEVATEENVIIRRMTMVGLWCIQSIPSDRPTMNKVLDMLEGNIDTIGIPPKPVVSSPVRSE is encoded by the exons ATGCATATGCGGCATATATATACGCTGCTTACCATCTCTTTGTGGTTGTTATTGCTAACAGCTTTGCCGCCATGCCTGTCTCAACTTTGTAGCCAGCAGCCATACAAGTGCGGAGGACTGCCTGACCTATACTACCCATTTTGGGGAAATACCCGGCCCTCTTACTGTGGCGGCGGCCACCAATTCAACCTAACCTGCTACAACTCCGACCACACATTCATTTCAATGGGGTCACAACAATTCGAAGTGGTGGACATTGACACCCAAGCTCACATCATGACAATGGTGCTGAAAGAGTATGATGATGTTTGCTCTCCCCGCTTGGACTTTTCCCTCAGTCCCCTCTTCTGGTACGCCAAAACTGTCCACAACATCACCATATTCTACGATTGTCCCTCGGAGGTAGTTTCTTCTGTGAACAACTTTACCTGCGGAGCGGAGAATAATCAGACTGATGGTGTATACTATGTTGGTGGGGAAGATGAGTTGTTGCAACAAAATGTAGAGCTACGGAAATGCCAGCGGCGAAAACAAGTTCCGGCGGACGAGAGCGCTCCTTCCCCTGATGGTGGTGTGAATGCTCTGTATGCAGCTTTAGAGGTCGGGTTTCAGGTCAACTATGTGGTTTCTAAGGAGTGCATGACATGCCTCGCAACTGATGGTGTTTGCGGCAGATTTGATGATGATCATTTCATCTGCTCTCATCGCAAAA GTGTTACGGGTAGTGTGGCTGGACTAATATTAATATGCATCACTATTTGGTGCTCGTTGAAATTATTCAAGTCATCTAGATGGCAAGAAAGATTTTGGTTAAGGACTAATAGGAACCAAGATATTGAGGCCTTTTTAAAAAGTCATGGAGCTCTAACGTTAAAGAGATATAAATTCTCAGCATTGAAGAAACTCACCAACTCCTTCAAATGTAAATTGGGTAAAGGAGGTTTTGGTGTTGTGTACAAAGGATTGTTACCCAACGGATGTCCAGTGGCTATAAAGATTTTGAACCCATCCAAAGGAAACAATGAAGAATTTATTAACGAGGTAGCTAGCATCAGTAAAACTTCTCATGTTAACGTTGTCACTCTTCTTGGATTTTGTTTAGAAGGTTACAAAAAGGCTCTCATCTatgaatttatgtttaatgGTTCTTTAGAAAAGTTTATTTGCACTAATAATAGAATACCAATTGCTCCATCGTTAAGTTGGAGCAAATTGTATCAAATTGCAATAGGAGTAGCGAGAGGGTTAGAGTACTTACACAAAGGATGCAATACTCGAATCTTACATCTTGACATAAAGCCACATAATATTCTTTTAGACGAGAATTTTTGTCCTAAGATATCAGATTTTGGATTATCAAAATTGTGCCTCAAGAAAGAAAGTATTATTTCCATATCAGATGCTCGAGGAACAATAGGATATATAGCTCCAGAAGTGTGGAATAAAAATTTTGGTGGAATTTCTTACAAATCTGATGTTTATAGCTACGGAATGATGCTACTAGAAATAGTTGGAGGAAGGAAGAAGAGTGAGAATGCAGAAGGCTCAAGTAGTGAATATTTTCCAGACTGGGTATATAGAAGGCTTAAGGAAGTAACTCATGGGGAGGTAGCCACAGAAGAAAATGTGATCATTAGAAGAATGACTATGGTAGGTCTATGGTGCATTCAAAGTATTCCAAGTGATAGACCGACAATGAATAAAGTGTTAGATATGTTGGAAGGCAATATTGATACCATAGGAATCCCTCCAAAACCTGTTGTGTCTTCTCCAGTTAGATCAGAGTGA
- the LOC107490378 gene encoding LEAF RUST 10 DISEASE-RESISTANCE LOCUS RECEPTOR-LIKE PROTEIN KINASE-like 2.5 isoform X1 — protein sequence MHMRHIYTLLTISLWLLLLTALPPCLSQLCSQQPYKCGGLPDLYYPFWGNTRPSYCGGGHQFNLTCYNSDHTFISMGSQQFEVVDIDTQAHIMTMVLKEYDDVCSPRLDFSLSPLFWYAKTVHNITIFYDCPSEVVSSVNNFTCGAENNQTDGVYYVGGEDELLQQNVELRKCQRRKQVPADESAPSPDGGVNALYAALEVGFQVNYVVSKECMTCLATDGVCGRFDDDHFICSHRKSNALHGKMPVIIGVTGSVAGLILICITIWCSLKLFKSSRWQERFWLRTNRNQDIEAFLKSHGALTLKRYKFSALKKLTNSFKCKLGKGGFGVVYKGLLPNGCPVAIKILNPSKGNNEEFINEVASISKTSHVNVVTLLGFCLEGYKKALIYEFMFNGSLEKFICTNNRIPIAPSLSWSKLYQIAIGVARGLEYLHKGCNTRILHLDIKPHNILLDENFCPKISDFGLSKLCLKKESIISISDARGTIGYIAPEVWNKNFGGISYKSDVYSYGMMLLEIVGGRKKSENAEGSSSEYFPDWVYRRLKEVTHGEVATEENVIIRRMTMVGLWCIQSIPSDRPTMNKVLDMLEGNIDTIGIPPKPVVSSPVRSE from the exons ATGCATATGCGGCATATATATACGCTGCTTACCATCTCTTTGTGGTTGTTATTGCTAACAGCTTTGCCGCCATGCCTGTCTCAACTTTGTAGCCAGCAGCCATACAAGTGCGGAGGACTGCCTGACCTATACTACCCATTTTGGGGAAATACCCGGCCCTCTTACTGTGGCGGCGGCCACCAATTCAACCTAACCTGCTACAACTCCGACCACACATTCATTTCAATGGGGTCACAACAATTCGAAGTGGTGGACATTGACACCCAAGCTCACATCATGACAATGGTGCTGAAAGAGTATGATGATGTTTGCTCTCCCCGCTTGGACTTTTCCCTCAGTCCCCTCTTCTGGTACGCCAAAACTGTCCACAACATCACCATATTCTACGATTGTCCCTCGGAGGTAGTTTCTTCTGTGAACAACTTTACCTGCGGAGCGGAGAATAATCAGACTGATGGTGTATACTATGTTGGTGGGGAAGATGAGTTGTTGCAACAAAATGTAGAGCTACGGAAATGCCAGCGGCGAAAACAAGTTCCGGCGGACGAGAGCGCTCCTTCCCCTGATGGTGGTGTGAATGCTCTGTATGCAGCTTTAGAGGTCGGGTTTCAGGTCAACTATGTGGTTTCTAAGGAGTGCATGACATGCCTCGCAACTGATGGTGTTTGCGGCAGATTTGATGATGATCATTTCATCTGCTCTCATCGCAAAA GTAATGCGTTGCACGGGAAAATGCCAGTTATCATTG GTGTTACGGGTAGTGTGGCTGGACTAATATTAATATGCATCACTATTTGGTGCTCGTTGAAATTATTCAAGTCATCTAGATGGCAAGAAAGATTTTGGTTAAGGACTAATAGGAACCAAGATATTGAGGCCTTTTTAAAAAGTCATGGAGCTCTAACGTTAAAGAGATATAAATTCTCAGCATTGAAGAAACTCACCAACTCCTTCAAATGTAAATTGGGTAAAGGAGGTTTTGGTGTTGTGTACAAAGGATTGTTACCCAACGGATGTCCAGTGGCTATAAAGATTTTGAACCCATCCAAAGGAAACAATGAAGAATTTATTAACGAGGTAGCTAGCATCAGTAAAACTTCTCATGTTAACGTTGTCACTCTTCTTGGATTTTGTTTAGAAGGTTACAAAAAGGCTCTCATCTatgaatttatgtttaatgGTTCTTTAGAAAAGTTTATTTGCACTAATAATAGAATACCAATTGCTCCATCGTTAAGTTGGAGCAAATTGTATCAAATTGCAATAGGAGTAGCGAGAGGGTTAGAGTACTTACACAAAGGATGCAATACTCGAATCTTACATCTTGACATAAAGCCACATAATATTCTTTTAGACGAGAATTTTTGTCCTAAGATATCAGATTTTGGATTATCAAAATTGTGCCTCAAGAAAGAAAGTATTATTTCCATATCAGATGCTCGAGGAACAATAGGATATATAGCTCCAGAAGTGTGGAATAAAAATTTTGGTGGAATTTCTTACAAATCTGATGTTTATAGCTACGGAATGATGCTACTAGAAATAGTTGGAGGAAGGAAGAAGAGTGAGAATGCAGAAGGCTCAAGTAGTGAATATTTTCCAGACTGGGTATATAGAAGGCTTAAGGAAGTAACTCATGGGGAGGTAGCCACAGAAGAAAATGTGATCATTAGAAGAATGACTATGGTAGGTCTATGGTGCATTCAAAGTATTCCAAGTGATAGACCGACAATGAATAAAGTGTTAGATATGTTGGAAGGCAATATTGATACCATAGGAATCCCTCCAAAACCTGTTGTGTCTTCTCCAGTTAGATCAGAGTGA